One part of the Arabidopsis thaliana chromosome 1 sequence genome encodes these proteins:
- a CDS encoding Sphingomyelin synthetase family protein (Sphingomyelin synthetase family protein; Has 50 Blast hits to 47 proteins in 19 species: Archae - 0; Bacteria - 0; Metazoa - 0; Fungi - 0; Plants - 42; Viruses - 0; Other Eukaryotes - 8 (source: NCBI BLink).): protein MTKGGLGIAAMSYVVIDYMRYVSPVWHSRLMPVLWSVLAIAVVTRVLFYKHWSKELRAAIPFLGSIVFLLCALLFEALCVRSVTAVLGLDWHRETPPLPDTGQWFLLALNESLPGTLVEILRAHIIGLHHFLMLFIMLGFSVVFDSVKAPGLGLGARYIFTMGVGRLLRAITFVSTILPSARPWCASARFNNVPSQPHRWAQKYYVPYANDPAAIRKLLHWDAAYADPGSYIGDYRADWGSMSFLSEFLRPSYSEGSSWFALLKKAGGGCNDLMYSGHMLVAVLTAMAWTEAYGGFSSAMIWLFVAHSAQREIRERHHYTVDCIVAIYVGILLWKMTGFIWSAERKTKQTKLEKIQNSLIHAAKDGDIETVRRLVEEIEVSSRVEKQSKVISNRTMTVFACATVITTLTIVILALTLTSDG, encoded by the exons ATGACTAAAGGTGGACTTGGAATAGCCGCGATGTCATACGTGGTAATCGATTACATGCGTTACGTGTCACCGGTGTGGCATTCTCGTCTTATGCCAGTTCTTTGGTCTGTTCTTGCTATCGCCGTCGTCACTCGTGTTCTGTTCTATAAACACTGGTCTAAAGAGCTACGAGCAGCTATTCCTTTCCTTGGTTCTATCGTATTCCTTCTCTGTGCTCTTCTCTTTGAAGCTCTTTGTGTTCGCTCTGTTACTGCTGTTCTTGGCTTAGATTGGCACCG GGAAACACCTCCACTTCCTGATACAGGCCAATGGTTCTTACTTGCACTAAACGAGAGCCTTCCCGGGACACTTGTGGAAATCCTAAGAGCACATATCATTGGATTGCATCattttcttatgttgtttATAATGTTGGGTTTCTCGGTGGTGTTCGACTCAGTGAAAGCTCCAGGTTTAGGATTAGGCGCGAGATACATATTCACGATGGGAGTTGGACGTCTTTTAAGAGCTATAACCTTTGTATCAACTATATTACCTTCAGCTAGACCTTGGTGTGCTTCAGCCCGGTTTAACAATGTACCTTCTCAGCCTCATCGTTGGGCTCAGAAATATTATGTCCCTTATGCTAATGATCCTGCTGCAATTAGAAAGCTCCTTCATTGGGATGCAGCTTATG cTGATCCAGGAAGTTACATTGGTGACTATAGAGCTGATTGGGGTTCAATGAGCTTCCTTAGTGAGTTCTTGAGACCGAGTTACTCTGAAGGGTCTTCTTGGTTTGCTCTATTAAAGAAAGCCGGAGGTGGTTGTAATGATCTCATGTATAGTGGTCATATGCTTGTAGCTGTCTTAACCGCTATGGCTTGGACG GAGGCTTATGGAGGTTTCTCTTCTGCAATGATATGGTTGTTCGTGGCACACAGCGCACAGAGAGAAATACGAGAGCGACACCATTACACAGTAGACTGTATTGTGGCGATATATGTTGGTATCCTTCTCTGGAAAATGACGGGTTTTATCTGGTCAGCCGAGAGAAAAACGAAGCAGACGAAACTAGAGAAGATTCAGAATAGTCTGATTCACGCTGCAAAGGATGGAGACATAGAGACTGTAAGGAGACTTGTGGAGGAGATAGAGGTAAGCTCTAGGGTGGAGAAGCAGAGTAAAGTCATCTCGAACCGGACAATGACTGTGTTTGCGTGTGCCACAGTGATCACAACACTCACTATAGTGATTCTGGCATTGACTTTGACAAGCGACGGCTAA
- a CDS encoding Haloacid dehalogenase-like hydrolase (HAD) superfamily protein (Haloacid dehalogenase-like hydrolase (HAD) superfamily protein; FUNCTIONS IN: phosphoprotein phosphatase activity; INVOLVED IN: biological_process unknown; LOCATED IN: nucleus; CONTAINS InterPro DOMAIN/s: FCP1-like phosphatase, phosphatase domain (InterPro:IPR011947), NLI interacting factor (InterPro:IPR004274); BEST Arabidopsis thaliana protein match is: Haloacid dehalogenase-like hydrolase (HAD) superfamily protein (TAIR:AT1G43610.1); Has 1645 Blast hits to 1642 proteins in 223 species: Archae - 0; Bacteria - 0; Metazoa - 496; Fungi - 260; Plants - 392; Viruses - 3; Other Eukaryotes - 494 (source: NCBI BLink).), which produces MLKKHLTTQLFQKKKKKKLHLVLDLDHTLLHSVLVSDLSKREKYLLEETDSRQDLWRRNVDGYEFIIKLRPFLHEFLLEANKLFTMHVYTMGSSSYAKQVLKLIDPDKVYFGKRVITREASPFNKSLDLLAADKRRVVIVDDTVHVWPFHKRNLLQITKYVYFKVDGTKWDSYAEAKKDESQSNGSLANVLKFLEDVHKRFEEDLGFKDLRLLIPCRQCCY; this is translated from the coding sequence ATGTTAAAAAAGCATCTTACTACGCAACtctttcagaagaagaagaagaagaagcttcattTAGTCCTTGACTTGGACCACACGCTACTCCACTCTGTTCTGGTTTCAGACCTATCTAAACGCGAGAAGTATCTACTCGAAGAAACTGATTCAAGGCAAGATCTATGGAGACGCAACGTAGACGGTTACGAGTTTATCATAAAGCTACGACCTTTTCTTCATGAGTTTCTCTTAGAAGCCAATAAGCTCTTCACAATGCACGTTTACACAATGGGTAGTTCTAGTTACGCAAAGCAGGTGTTGAAGCTGATTGATCCTGATAAAGTATACTTTGGGAAACGAGTTATAACTAGAGAAGCAAGTCCTTTTAATAAGTCACTTGATCTTCTTGCGGCTGATAAACGTAGAGTGGTGATTGTGGATGATACGGTTCATGTTTGGCCTTTTCATAAGAGAAACTTGTTGCAGATCACCAAATACGTTTATTTTAAAGTCGATGGAACCAAGTGGGATTCGTACGCAGAAGCAAAGAAAGATGAGAGTCAAAGCAATGGATCATTGGCTAATGTTCTGAAATTCCTTGAAGATGTTCACAAAAGATTTGAagaggatttaggttttaaagatttgaggCTATTGATACCTTGTAGACAATGCTGCTACTGA
- a CDS encoding Haloacid dehalogenase-like hydrolase (HAD) superfamily protein (Haloacid dehalogenase-like hydrolase (HAD) superfamily protein; FUNCTIONS IN: phosphoprotein phosphatase activity; INVOLVED IN: biological_process unknown; LOCATED IN: nucleus; CONTAINS InterPro DOMAIN/s: FCP1-like phosphatase, phosphatase domain (InterPro:IPR011947), NLI interacting factor (InterPro:IPR004274); BEST Arabidopsis thaliana protein match is: Haloacid dehalogenase-like hydrolase (HAD) superfamily protein (TAIR:AT1G43600.1); Has 1619 Blast hits to 1616 proteins in 223 species: Archae - 0; Bacteria - 0; Metazoa - 497; Fungi - 248; Plants - 389; Viruses - 3; Other Eukaryotes - 482 (source: NCBI BLink).), with protein sequence MFVVTKHLLQRRKRSSSSSSCYDDFFKRLQNHGAWFKKHLTTQLFSVTKKKKLHLVLDLDHTLLHSVLVSDLSKREKYLLEETDSRQDLWRRNVDGYEFIIKLRPFLHEFLLEANKLFTMHVYTMGSSSYAKQVLKLIDPDKVYFGKRVITREASPFNKSLDLLAADKRRVVIVDDTVHVWPFHKRNLLQITKYIYFKVDGTKWDSYAEAKKDESQSNGSLANVLKFLEVVHKRFEEDLGFKDLRLLIPCRQRCY encoded by the coding sequence ATGTTTGTAGTAACAAAACATCTTCTGCAAAGACGGAAGAGGTCGTCCTCGTCGTCGTCTTGCTACGATGATTTCTTCAAGAGGTTACAAAACCACGGAGCGTGGTTTAAAAAGCATCTTACTACGCAACTCTTTTCTgtcacgaagaagaagaagcttcactTAGTCCTTGACTTAGACCACACGCTACTCCACTCTGTTCTGGTTTCAGACCTATCCAAACGCGAGAAGTATCTACTCGAAGAAACTGATTCAAGGCAAGATCTATGGAGACGCAACGTAGACGGTTACGAATTTATCATAAAGCTACGACCTTTTCTTCATGAGTTTCTCTTAGAAGCCAATAAGCTCTTCACAATGCACGTTTACACAATGGGTAGTTCTAGTTACGCAAAGCAGGTGTTGAAGCTGATTGATCCTGATAAAGTATACTTTGGGAAACGAGTTATAACTAGAGAAGCAAGTCCTTTTAATAAGTCACTTGATCTTCTTGCGGCTGATAAACGTAGAGTGGTCATTGTGGATGATACGGTTCATGTTTGGCCTTTTCACAAGAGAAACTTGTTGCAGATCAccaaatacatttattttaaagtcgATGGAACCAAGTGGGATTCGTACGCAGAAGCAAAGAAAGATGAGAGTCAAAGCAATGGATCATTGGCCAATGTTCTGAAATTCCTTGAAGTTGTTCACAAAAGATTTGAagaggatttaggttttaaagatttgaggCTATTGATACCTTGTAGACAACGCTGCTACTGA
- the UGT80B1 gene encoding UDP-Glycosyltransferase superfamily protein (UGT80B1; FUNCTIONS IN: transferase activity, transferring glycosyl groups, sterol 3-beta-glucosyltransferase activity; LOCATED IN: plasma membrane, vacuole; EXPRESSED IN: 25 plant structures; EXPRESSED DURING: 14 growth stages; CONTAINS InterPro DOMAIN/s: Glycosyl transferase, family 28 (InterPro:IPR004276), UDP-glucuronosyl/UDP-glucosyltransferase (InterPro:IPR002213); BEST Arabidopsis thaliana protein match is: UDP-Glycosyltransferase superfamily protein (TAIR:AT3G07020.2); Has 35333 Blast hits to 34131 proteins in 2444 species: Archae - 798; Bacteria - 22429; Metazoa - 974; Fungi - 991; Plants - 531; Viruses - 0; Other Eukaryotes - 9610 (source: NCBI BLink).), whose product MASNVFDHPLQELEGEDNGVKSEKASLLETSGSVDTTPEDSGHRSSDGHRGLDHCETAPVGLYGDMLINDSEIQYSRSLTEKGSPAIHNLKLDRLSEQEKQKLIVELVRIQNDGTVEVIDNGTPVSELWEFEPTKGQSTITYEKSLTESFRSIPRLKIAILVVGTRGDVQPFLAMAKRLQEFGHRVRLATHANFRSFVRAAGVEFYPLGGDPRELAAYMARNKGLIPSGPSEISKQRKQLKAIIESLLPACIEPDLETATSFRAQAIIANPPAYGHVHVAEALGVPIHIFFTMPWTPTNEFPHPLARVPQSAAYWLSYIVVDLMVWWSIRTYINDFRKRKLNLAPIAYFSTYHGSISHLPTGYMWSPHVVPKPSDWGPLVDVVGYCFLNLGSKYQPREEFLHWIERGSPPVYIGFGSMPLDDPKQTMDIILETLKDTEQRGIVDRGWGGLGNLATEVPENVFLVEDCPHDWLFPQCSAVVHHGGAGTTATGLKAGCPTTIVPFFGDQFFWGDRIYEKGLGPAPIPIAQLSVENLSSSIRFMLQPEVKSQVMELAKVLENEDGVAAAVDAFHRHLPPELPLPESSSEKKDEDDRPDLLQWFFIQIGKKCCLPCGGV is encoded by the exons ATGGCTAGTAATGTATTTGATCATCCACTTCAAGAATTAGAGGGTGAAGATAATGGTGTAAAGAGCGAGAAAGCGAGTTTATTGGAAACATCTGGTTCTGTAGATACTACTCCTGAGGATTCTGGTCATCGTTCTTCTGATGGGCATAGGG GACTAGACCACTGTGAAACTGCACCTGTTGGTCTCTATGGAGATATGCTTATCAATGACAGTGAGATTCAGTACTCTCGGTCCTTGACAGAGAAAGGGTCTCCTGCGATTCATAATCTTAAATTAGATAGATTGTCGGAGCAAGAAAAG CAAAAACTCATTGTTGAGCTAGTCAGAATACAAAATGACGGGACAGTGGAAGTTATAGATAACGGTACTCCGGTGTCGGAGTTATGGGAGTTTGAGCCAACGAAAGGGCAGTCCACAATCACATATGAAAAGTCCTTAACTGAGTCCTTTAGATCCATTCCAAGGTTAAAAATTGCTATACTTGTGGTTGGAACTCGAGGCGATGTGCAGCCTTTTCTGGCCATGGCAAAGCGCCTCCAG GAGTTTGGTCATCGTGTTAGGTTGGCAACTCATGCAAATTTCCGCTCTTTTGTACGGGCTGCTGGAGTAGAGTTTTATCCCTTGGGCGGTGATCCCCGAGAGTTAGCTGCCT ATATGGCTAGAAATAAAGGTCTCATTCCCTCTGGGCCTTCAGaaatatcaaaacagagaaaacagtTGAAGGCAATTATAGAGTCTCTTCTTCCGGCATGCATAGAGCCTGATTTGGAAACTGCTACGTCTTTCAGAGCTCAAGCGATAATTGCAAATCCTCCTGCATATG GACATGTGCATGTTGCTGAAGCTCTTGGAGTAccaattcatatttttttcacaatGCCTTGGAC GCCAACCAATGAATTTCCCCACCCGTTGGCGCGTGTTCCTCAAAGTGCTGCATATTGG CTGTCATATATAGTTGTTGATCTGATGGTATGGTGGAGCATAAGgacatatataaatgattttagGAAGAGAAAGCTAAACCTTGCACCTATCGCATATTTTAGCACATACCATGGCTCAATTTCGCACTTGCCTACTGGTTACATGTGGAGTCCCCATGTTGTGCCAAAACCAAGTG ATTGGGGTCCTTTAGTTGATGTTGTTGGCTACTGTTTCCTGAACCTTGGATCGAAGTACCAGCCTCGCGAAGAGTTTCTCCACTGGATAGAAAGAGGATCACCGCCCGTATATATTGGTTTTGGAAGCATG CCTCTTGATgatccaaaacaaacaatggaCATTATACTGGAAACATTGAAAGATACAGAACAGAGAGGGATAGTTGATCGAGGTTGGGGTGGCCTTGGAAACC TTGCTACTGAAGTTCCTGAAAATGTATTCTTAGTGGAGGACTGTCCTCACGATTGGTTGTTTCCTCAATGTTCAGCTGTG GTTCATCATGGCGGTGCTGGAACCACAGCGACTGGACTAAAAGCTGGG TGTCCAACAACGATCGTGCCATTCTTTGGGGATCAGTTCTTCTGGGGTGACAGGATCTATGAGAAAGGACTTGGGCCTGCGCCAATACCGATAGCTCAGCTCAGTGTTGAGAACCTCAGTAGCTCCATAAGATTCATGCTACAACCAGAG GTGAAATCACAAGTGATGGAGCTAGCGAAAGTACTGGAGAACGAGGATGGTGTAGCTGCAGCAGTTGATGCATTCCACAGGCATTTGCCACCAGAGCTGCCACTGCCCGAGTCCTCGTCCgagaaaaaagatgaagatgatcgACCAGACCTGTTACAGTGGTTCTTTATTCAGATTGGCAAGAAGTGTTGTCTTCCATGTGGTGGCGTGTGA
- the UGT80B1 gene encoding UDP-Glycosyltransferase superfamily protein gives MLFLFSLQEFGHRVRLATHANFRSFVRAAGVEFYPLGGDPRELAAYMARNKGLIPSGPSEISKQRKQLKAIIESLLPACIEPDLETATSFRAQAIIANPPAYGHVHVAEALGVPIHIFFTMPWTPTNEFPHPLARVPQSAAYWLSYIVVDLMVWWSIRTYINDFRKRKLNLAPIAYFSTYHGSISHLPTGYMWSPHVVPKPSDWGPLVDVVGYCFLNLGSKYQPREEFLHWIERGSPPVYIGFGSMPLDDPKQTMDIILETLKDTEQRGIVDRGWGGLGNLATEVPENVFLVEDCPHDWLFPQCSAVVHHGGAGTTATGLKAGCPTTIVPFFGDQFFWGDRIYEKGLGPAPIPIAQLSVENLSSSIRFMLQPEVKSQVMELAKVLENEDGVAAAVDAFHRHLPPELPLPESSSEKKDEDDRPDLLQWFFIQIGKKCCLPCGGV, from the exons atgttgtttttgttttcgttgcAGGAGTTTGGTCATCGTGTTAGGTTGGCAACTCATGCAAATTTCCGCTCTTTTGTACGGGCTGCTGGAGTAGAGTTTTATCCCTTGGGCGGTGATCCCCGAGAGTTAGCTGCCT ATATGGCTAGAAATAAAGGTCTCATTCCCTCTGGGCCTTCAGaaatatcaaaacagagaaaacagtTGAAGGCAATTATAGAGTCTCTTCTTCCGGCATGCATAGAGCCTGATTTGGAAACTGCTACGTCTTTCAGAGCTCAAGCGATAATTGCAAATCCTCCTGCATATG GACATGTGCATGTTGCTGAAGCTCTTGGAGTAccaattcatatttttttcacaatGCCTTGGAC GCCAACCAATGAATTTCCCCACCCGTTGGCGCGTGTTCCTCAAAGTGCTGCATATTGG CTGTCATATATAGTTGTTGATCTGATGGTATGGTGGAGCATAAGgacatatataaatgattttagGAAGAGAAAGCTAAACCTTGCACCTATCGCATATTTTAGCACATACCATGGCTCAATTTCGCACTTGCCTACTGGTTACATGTGGAGTCCCCATGTTGTGCCAAAACCAAGTG ATTGGGGTCCTTTAGTTGATGTTGTTGGCTACTGTTTCCTGAACCTTGGATCGAAGTACCAGCCTCGCGAAGAGTTTCTCCACTGGATAGAAAGAGGATCACCGCCCGTATATATTGGTTTTGGAAGCATG CCTCTTGATgatccaaaacaaacaatggaCATTATACTGGAAACATTGAAAGATACAGAACAGAGAGGGATAGTTGATCGAGGTTGGGGTGGCCTTGGAAACC TTGCTACTGAAGTTCCTGAAAATGTATTCTTAGTGGAGGACTGTCCTCACGATTGGTTGTTTCCTCAATGTTCAGCTGTG GTTCATCATGGCGGTGCTGGAACCACAGCGACTGGACTAAAAGCTGGG TGTCCAACAACGATCGTGCCATTCTTTGGGGATCAGTTCTTCTGGGGTGACAGGATCTATGAGAAAGGACTTGGGCCTGCGCCAATACCGATAGCTCAGCTCAGTGTTGAGAACCTCAGTAGCTCCATAAGATTCATGCTACAACCAGAG GTGAAATCACAAGTGATGGAGCTAGCGAAAGTACTGGAGAACGAGGATGGTGTAGCTGCAGCAGTTGATGCATTCCACAGGCATTTGCCACCAGAGCTGCCACTGCCCGAGTCCTCGTCCgagaaaaaagatgaagatgatcgACCAGACCTGTTACAGTGGTTCTTTATTCAGATTGGCAAGAAGTGTTGTCTTCCATGTGGTGGCGTGTGA
- a CDS encoding plant/protein (DUF793) (FUNCTIONS IN: molecular_function unknown; INVOLVED IN: biological_process unknown; LOCATED IN: cellular_component unknown; EXPRESSED IN: 10 plant structures; EXPRESSED DURING: L mature pollen stage, M germinated pollen stage, 4 anthesis, LP.02 two leaves visible, petal differentiation and expansion stage; CONTAINS InterPro DOMAIN/s: Protein BYPASS related (InterPro:IPR008511); BEST Arabidopsis thaliana protein match is: Protein of unknown function (DUF793) (TAIR:AT1G18740.1); Has 204 Blast hits to 201 proteins in 18 species: Archae - 0; Bacteria - 2; Metazoa - 0; Fungi - 0; Plants - 202; Viruses - 0; Other Eukaryotes - 0 (source: NCBI BLink).), translating to MLQIPLLYSHHQFLPKVNLSLETNFSYISKMPETEYSFGRSFLSLRRDQAHLMDPTSFSEPMTMEVELDSFQRQVAEKFIDLNASADEAEILSLEWIGKLLDSFLCCQEDFRVIIFNHKPQLLKQPMDRLIEEYFERSVKALDVCNAIRDGIEQIRQWQKLIEIVISALDTNQRQLGEGEIHRAKKALIDLAIGMLDEKDSSNTHRNRSFTRNKDHNQHIGYIRSLSWSVSRSWSASRQLQGIGNNLATPRASDVMATNGLALTVYTMTSILLFVTWVLVAAIPCQDRGLHVHFYFPRHFQWAVPVMSLHDKIMDESKKRDKKKKGCGLLREINQIERNSRMLSDLIDSDNFSLTDEKCTLEVKERVQELMNVCEAIKEGLDPFDRKVRDVFHQIVRTRTEALDSLGKLQNQE from the coding sequence ATGCTACAAATCCCTCTCCTTTATTCTCATCACCAATTTCTTCCTAAGGTAAATTTATCCCTTGAAACcaatttttcatatatttcaaagatGCCAGAGACAGAATATTCGTTTGGAAGGTCATTCCTTAGTTTGCGCCGAGACCAAGCACACTTAATGGATCCAACATCCTTCTCTGAGCCTATGACCATGGAGGTAGAGTTAGATTCTTTTCAAAGACAAGTTGCGGAAAAATTCATCGATCTTAATGCCTCCGCGGATGAGGCTGAGATCCTCTCACTTGAATGGATAGGGaaacttcttgattcttttctttgttgccAAGAAGATTTCCGAGTTATAATATTCAACCACAAACCTCAGCTCCTCAAACAACCAATGGACCGCTTGATAGAAGAATACTTCGAGAGGAGTGTAAAAGCTCTTGATGTATGCAATGCGATACGTGATGGCATCGAGCAAATCCGACAGTGGCAGAAACTAATTGAAATCGTAATATCGGCTTTGGACACGAACCAAAGACAacttggagaaggagaaatcCACCGTGCAAAGAAAGCTTTGATTGATTTGGCAATTGGAATGCTCGACGAGAAAGACTCTTCTAACACCCACCGTAATCGCTCTTTCACACGCAACAAGGACCATAATCAACACATTGGCTATATCAGGTCACTTTCTTGGAGTGTTTCTCGGTCGTGGTCGGCATCAAGGCAGTTACAAGGCATTGGAAATAACTTAGCAACCCCTCGAGCCAGCGATGTTATGGCGACTAATGGCCTAGCTCTCACAGTGTATACAATGACATCAATACTGTTGTTTGTAACTTGGGTTCTTGTCGCAGCCATACCTTGTCAAGATCGTGGTTTACATGTCCATTTCTATTTCCCTAGGCATTTCCAATGGGCAGTACCAGTCATGTCCTTGCACGATAAGATTATGGAcgaatcaaagaaaagagacaaaaagaagaagggttgTGGACTACTTAGGGAGATTAATCAAATCGAGAGAAACTCGAGAATGTTAAGTGATTTGATTGATTCGGACAATTTCTCATTAACAGATGAAAAATGTACTTTAGAGGTGAAGGAGAGAGTTCAAGAATTGATGAATGTGTGTGAAGCTATAAAGGAGGGTTTAGATCCATTTGATAGGAAAGTGAGGGATGTCTTCCACCAAATTGTTCGTACTCGCACCGAAGCTCTTGATTCACTTGGAAAGcttcaaaatcaagaatag